Proteins found in one Plodia interpunctella isolate USDA-ARS_2022_Savannah chromosome 24, ilPloInte3.2, whole genome shotgun sequence genomic segment:
- the LOC128680538 gene encoding uncharacterized protein LOC128680538: MFKKYVCITLTVILCYVHMTKGLIENGSLPNELKPTAEIKNSSSERTGRLLQKECSNLLSSKCLKVHILSFIEELSSREELGLLPGLSIIKENQTSSSPSPEEMAAELSRQFPGKPEEKLNRYLLYRLQDYLDGHSLRYKLLDPQTTKDALNMAKGDRESVGRKGGGGGGGLGGGKGGGGALLAAAMMMKGALAAAALGALALLAGKALMTALMSLLLSALVGLKGGGGHKSTTYEIITKPEVSHHHSHSHEEHHEHEHGHHGGYRRAYDPIGYNSYMPYDTTSS, encoded by the exons ATGTTTAAGAAATATGTGTGTATTACCCTTACAGTGATATTGTGTTATGTGCATATGACCAAAGGACTAATAGAAAATGGAAGTCTGCCTAATGAACTGAAACCCActgcagaaataaaaaattcttcaAGCGAAAGAACGGGAAGACTTCTTCAGAAAGAATGTTCAAATCTTTTAAGCTCAAAATGCTTGAAAGTCCACATTCTGTCTTTCATAGAAGAATTGAGCTCTCGCGAAGAGCTCGGCCTTTTACCAGGACTGAGCATCATAAAAGAAAATCAGACGTCTTCGAGTCCAAGTCCTGAAGAAATGGCTGCGGAATTATCGAGACAATTCCCGGGGAAGCCTGAAGAGAAACTGAATAGATATCTGTTGTACCGGTTGCAAGATTACTTGGACGGTCATTCGTTGAGATACAAACTTTTGGATCCTCAAACGACTAAAGACGCTTTAAACATGGCTAAGGGTGATAGGGAATCTGTTGGAAGAAAAGGCGGCGGGGGTGGTGGTGGTTTAGGGGGAGGCAAAGGAGGCGGTGGTGCTTTATTAGCCGCTGCTATGATGATGAAAG GAGCTTTGGCGGCTGCAGCCCTTGGCGCTTTAGCCCTGCTTGCTGGGAAAGCTCTCATGACTGCTCTGATGTCACTGCTACTATCTGCATTGGTCGGACTGAAGGGTGGTGGCGGCCACAAGTCAACCACCTACGAGATCATCACAAAACCTGAAGTGTCCCATCACCACTCTCACAGCCATGAAGAACATCATGAGCATGAACATGGCCACCATGGTGGTTACAGAAGAGCATACGATCCCATAGGATATAACAGCTACATGCCTTACGATACAACTagtagttaa
- the LOC128680540 gene encoding uncharacterized protein LOC128680540 encodes MYKLFALVFVASALALPSPEISDSKKNEHTLETAARTFGKDCSNGIFSPTCLKIEAIAMLDKLSAKEELRLLPGVSLVKESKENDSKAEEFATELARSLNKPEDRLDKYLLYKLGSYLESHTMRFRLLDENSSEEARALMSEARGKGGLGGGKKGGMGGLLAIGMLFKGTLMSIGLGALALLAGKALMTALMSLLLSAIIGIKSLSGGQKSTTYEIVSKPIYSHTHSHSTAHEDVGGYGHSGYGRSINTRR; translated from the exons atgtataaattatttgcattAGTGTTTGTGGCTTCAGCCTTAGCATTGCCGAGTCCTGAAATTAGTgattcgaaaaaaaatgaacACACTTTGGAAACTGCCGCGCGGACTTTTGGAAAGGATTGCAGCAATGGAATCTTTAGTCCTACTTGTTTGAAAATTGAAGCTATAGCAATGTTAGATAAACTCAGTGCTAAAGAAGAGTTGAGACTCTTGCCAGGAGTCAGCTTAGTGAAAGAAAGTAAAGAGAATGACAGCAAGGCAGAAGAGTTTGCAACTGAATTGGCAAGGTCTCTGAATAAGCCTGAGGATAGattagacaaatatttgttgtacAAATTGGGAAGTTACTTGGAGAGTCATACAATGAGGTTTAGACTTTTGGATGAAAACTCCAGTGAGGAAGCTAGGGCTCTGATGAGTGAAGCAAGGGGTAAGGGCGGTCTGGGGGGAGGCAAAAAGGGAGGAATGGGCGGACTTTTGGCTATTGGAATGTTGTTCAAAG GTACCTTGATGTCAATAGGATTAGGCGCACTGGCTCTCCTTGCTGGCAAGGCTCTGATGACGGCATTAATGTCCCTGCTCCTGTCCGCCATTATTGGCATCAAGTCCCTATCCGGGGGACAAAAGTCCACGACATACGAAATTGTCTCCAAACCTATATACAGCCATACCCACtcacactcaacggcccatgAAGATGTAGGCGGTTATGGCCACTCAGGATATGGACGGAGCATTAATACTAGACGTTAA